A stretch of the Thermus thermophilus genome encodes the following:
- a CDS encoding PQQ-binding-like beta-propeller repeat protein, translating into MALVVLAGRYRLEAPLGSGGMAEVWRAVDERLGRKVAVKLLHPRALPPERERFLLEVRALSRLSHPGIVQVLDLGEEEGRPFFVMELVEGGTFDRLGPFEEGPEGDAILRGAEEVMEALAHLHAQGILHRDLTPKNILLTREGHPKVMDFGLAYLLQESRHLTRTGYTLGTPTYMAPEQAKGLPLTPKADLYSFGAVLYRTLTGRPPFEGENDQAILFQHVYEEPKPPEALNPAVPRAVGEAVLALLAKHPEERPSHPGLFRGVLAGFQALRLATPRAGASRSGHYPFAPEPRRLALKGRVDLGGEAAWPGEMVYAGGRVFLGVGRSLVAVDLLTGEVARVALPDEVTAPPVVRKGGVYVGAWDGRVRRFRGQSLDWSAETGAEVTAACLVVGDRVYVGSRDGTLYAYEKDRPLFRFRAGGHLSASPTFYRGMVFVGSEDGWLYALDPKDGGVRYKVRTGPVHAPVAGYKGVLYIPTWQGEVYAFDPLSRETLWSVALEGEIWGGLAVGEEHVYVAGWDGVLRALDRLTGEEVWSLEVGKTTAGLAYAQGHVYAATEEGRLLAVDRRGQVVFEASGLGPVQVPPLPLPEEVLVVSLSGRLYRFGVG; encoded by the coding sequence ATGGCCCTCGTGGTCTTGGCCGGGCGCTACCGCCTCGAGGCCCCCCTGGGCTCCGGGGGCATGGCCGAGGTGTGGCGGGCGGTGGACGAGCGCCTGGGGCGGAAGGTGGCGGTGAAGCTCCTCCACCCCCGGGCCCTCCCGCCCGAGCGGGAGCGCTTCCTCTTGGAGGTCCGGGCCCTCTCCCGCCTCTCCCACCCCGGCATCGTCCAGGTCCTGGACCTGGGGGAGGAGGAGGGGCGCCCCTTCTTCGTCATGGAGCTGGTGGAGGGGGGCACCTTTGACCGGCTGGGCCCCTTTGAGGAGGGGCCGGAGGGGGACGCGATCCTCCGGGGCGCGGAGGAGGTGATGGAGGCCCTGGCCCACCTCCACGCCCAGGGGATCCTGCACCGGGACCTCACCCCCAAGAACATCCTCCTCACCCGGGAGGGCCACCCCAAGGTCATGGACTTCGGCCTCGCCTACCTGCTCCAGGAGAGCCGCCACCTCACGCGCACGGGGTACACCCTCGGCACCCCCACCTACATGGCCCCGGAGCAGGCCAAGGGCCTCCCCCTCACCCCCAAGGCCGACTTGTACAGCTTCGGGGCCGTGCTCTACCGCACCCTCACGGGCCGCCCGCCCTTTGAGGGGGAGAACGACCAGGCGATCCTCTTCCAGCACGTCTACGAGGAGCCCAAGCCCCCCGAGGCCCTGAACCCGGCCGTGCCCCGGGCCGTGGGGGAGGCGGTTTTGGCCCTCCTGGCCAAGCACCCCGAGGAGCGCCCCTCCCACCCCGGCCTCTTCCGCGGGGTGCTGGCGGGCTTCCAGGCCCTGCGCCTGGCCACCCCCAGGGCGGGGGCGAGCCGCTCCGGCCACTACCCCTTCGCCCCCGAGCCCCGGAGGCTCGCCCTCAAGGGGAGGGTGGACCTGGGCGGGGAGGCCGCCTGGCCGGGGGAGATGGTCTACGCCGGCGGGCGGGTCTTCCTCGGGGTGGGGCGGAGCCTGGTGGCGGTGGACCTCCTCACCGGGGAGGTGGCCCGGGTGGCCTTGCCCGACGAGGTGACCGCCCCGCCCGTGGTGCGCAAGGGAGGGGTGTACGTGGGGGCCTGGGACGGCCGCGTCCGCCGCTTCCGCGGCCAGAGCCTGGACTGGTCGGCGGAGACGGGGGCCGAGGTGACCGCCGCCTGCCTCGTGGTGGGGGACCGGGTCTACGTGGGAAGCCGCGACGGAACCCTCTACGCCTACGAGAAGGACCGGCCCCTCTTCCGCTTCCGCGCCGGGGGGCACCTCTCCGCAAGCCCCACCTTCTACCGGGGCATGGTCTTCGTGGGAAGCGAGGACGGCTGGCTCTACGCCCTGGACCCCAAGGACGGGGGGGTGCGGTACAAGGTGCGCACGGGACCCGTCCACGCCCCCGTAGCCGGCTACAAGGGCGTCCTCTACATTCCCACCTGGCAAGGGGAGGTGTACGCCTTTGACCCCTTGAGCCGGGAGACCCTCTGGAGCGTCGCCCTGGAGGGCGAGATCTGGGGCGGGCTGGCCGTGGGGGAGGAACACGTGTACGTGGCCGGGTGGGACGGGGTCCTCCGGGCCCTGGACCGCCTCACCGGGGAGGAGGTCTGGAGCCTCGAGGTGGGGAAGACCACCGCCGGCCTCGCCTACGCCCAAGGCCACGTCTACGCGGCCACGGAGGAGGGCCGACTGCTCGCGGTGGACCGGCGGGGGCAGGTGGTCTTTGAGGCCTCGGGCCTCGGGCCCGTGCAGGTGCCGCCCCTGCCCCTTCCCGAGGAGGTCCTGGTGGTGAGCCTCTCCGGCAGGCTCTACCGCTTCGGCGTAGGATAG
- a CDS encoding SDR family NAD(P)-dependent oxidoreductase, producing MSRDLLGLEGKIVMVTGAGRGFGRAIAHGYGRNGATVIAVDPDVELATGVASEVEALGATAIPIRGDMSVVLDVTSTFEKVEELFGLLDGIVHVTTAESKTPFVELLEGEWYDLMSQDVKSSLYVLQQGLRHLAGGGFVTIVLPPAARIEPHTVSVRKAVEGLIEGATRTFPGVRVNGVVPSRDPVGDPYDLPLVRAALGLGSMVSEGIRGVVLEVQLPEPPLEFEPYAALRELP from the coding sequence ATGTCACGGGACCTTCTGGGCCTCGAGGGGAAGATCGTCATGGTCACGGGCGCGGGCCGGGGGTTCGGGCGGGCCATCGCCCACGGGTACGGGCGCAACGGGGCCACGGTCATCGCCGTGGACCCCGACGTGGAGCTCGCCACGGGGGTAGCCTCGGAGGTGGAGGCCCTGGGGGCCACGGCCATCCCCATCCGCGGGGACATGAGCGTGGTCTTGGACGTCACCAGCACCTTTGAAAAGGTGGAGGAGCTCTTCGGCCTCCTGGACGGCATCGTCCACGTGACCACCGCCGAGAGCAAGACGCCCTTCGTGGAGCTTTTGGAGGGGGAGTGGTACGACCTCATGAGCCAGGACGTGAAGTCCAGCCTCTACGTCCTCCAGCAGGGGCTGCGCCACCTGGCGGGGGGCGGGTTCGTGACCATCGTCCTGCCCCCCGCAGCCCGCATAGAGCCCCACACCGTCTCCGTGCGCAAGGCGGTGGAAGGGCTCATTGAGGGGGCCACCCGCACCTTCCCCGGGGTGCGGGTGAACGGCGTGGTTCCCTCCCGCGACCCCGTGGGCGACCCCTACGACCTGCCCCTGGTCCGGGCCGCCTTGGGCCTGGGGTCCATGGTCTCCGAGGGGATCCGGGGGGTGGTCCTCGAGGTCCAGCTCCCCGAGCCCCCCTTGGAGTTTGAACCCTACGCCGCCTTGAGGGAGCTGCCATGA
- a CDS encoding peptidylprolyl isomerase has protein sequence MGVRLLFLLLVLLGACKGESMKPLPYLSETPVRAFAAPKPVLEPGKDYYARLKTTQGEILLDLLEKEAPNTVNSFVFLALHRYFEGLDWHRVIPGFVAQTGDPTGTGRGGPGYAFGLEIAPGLAFDREGMVGMARTQDPNSNGSQFFITLGPAPHLTGQYTLFAKVVEGMEVARRLAPTEGPSATGAKDKLLAVEILVKE, from the coding sequence ATGGGCGTGCGCCTTCTCTTCCTCCTCTTGGTCCTCCTCGGCGCCTGCAAGGGTGAGAGCATGAAGCCCCTTCCCTACCTCTCGGAAACCCCCGTGCGCGCCTTCGCCGCCCCCAAGCCCGTGCTGGAGCCGGGCAAGGACTACTACGCCCGGCTCAAAACCACCCAGGGGGAGATCCTTTTGGACCTCCTGGAAAAGGAGGCCCCCAACACGGTGAACTCCTTCGTCTTCCTGGCCCTTCACCGCTACTTTGAGGGGCTGGACTGGCACCGGGTGATCCCGGGCTTCGTGGCCCAGACCGGGGACCCCACGGGCACGGGCCGGGGCGGACCCGGCTACGCCTTCGGCCTGGAGATCGCCCCGGGGCTGGCCTTTGACCGGGAAGGCATGGTGGGCATGGCCCGCACCCAGGACCCCAACTCCAACGGGAGCCAGTTCTTCATCACCCTGGGGCCCGCCCCCCACCTCACCGGGCAGTACACCCTCTTCGCCAAGGTGGTGGAGGGGATGGAGGTGGCGAGGCGCCTCGCCCCCACGGAAGGTCCCTCGGCCACGGGGGCGAAGGACAAGCTCCTGGCGGTGGAGATCCTGGTCAAGGAATGA
- a CDS encoding NUDIX hydrolase, which produces MRRKRKGQRPTRRVVSAGGVVLKGDPPEVLVVSLRGGRVLTLPKGQVEPGERYPETAVREVREETGVEASVLAPLGRVRYYFTVHEPEGSVTVGKEVHYFLMRYLGGTPRPQPTEVEDAFFLPASEALERLSYPNEREMLKRALLRLRPRAKKA; this is translated from the coding sequence TTGCGCAGGAAGCGAAAGGGGCAAAGGCCCACCCGGCGCGTGGTCTCTGCGGGGGGCGTGGTCCTCAAGGGGGATCCTCCCGAGGTCCTGGTGGTGTCCCTGAGGGGCGGCCGGGTCCTCACCCTCCCCAAGGGCCAGGTGGAGCCCGGGGAACGCTACCCGGAGACCGCCGTGCGGGAGGTACGGGAGGAGACCGGGGTGGAGGCCTCGGTCCTCGCCCCTTTGGGGCGGGTGCGCTACTACTTCACCGTCCACGAGCCCGAGGGCTCGGTGACGGTGGGCAAAGAGGTCCACTACTTCCTCATGCGCTACCTGGGGGGCACCCCCAGGCCCCAGCCCACCGAGGTGGAGGACGCCTTTTTCCTCCCGGCGAGCGAGGCGCTGGAGCGCCTCTCCTATCCCAACGAGCGGGAGATGCTAAAGCGCGCCCTCCTCCGCCTTCGGCCCCGGGCCAAGAAGGCTTAG
- the dcd gene encoding dCTP deaminase, translating into MVKPDWWIREMARKGMIEPFEERLVREGVISYGLSSFGYDLRAAPEWKIFTNVFSTVVDPKNFDPKSFVEYEGEEVIIPPNSFALTRSLEYIRMPDNVIAIALGKSTYARCGIVVNVTPLEPGWEGHVTLEISNTTPLPAKVYAGEGIVQLLFLEGPRPEVTYRDRKGKYQGQKGITLPRV; encoded by the coding sequence ATGGTGAAGCCGGACTGGTGGATCCGGGAGATGGCGCGCAAGGGCATGATTGAGCCCTTTGAGGAGCGGCTTGTGCGGGAAGGGGTCATCAGCTACGGCCTTTCCTCCTTCGGCTACGACCTCCGGGCCGCCCCGGAGTGGAAGATCTTCACCAACGTCTTCTCCACGGTGGTGGACCCCAAGAACTTTGACCCCAAAAGCTTCGTGGAGTACGAGGGGGAGGAGGTGATCATCCCCCCCAACTCCTTCGCCCTCACCCGGAGCCTGGAGTACATCCGCATGCCCGACAACGTTATCGCCATCGCCCTGGGCAAGAGCACCTACGCCCGGTGCGGCATCGTGGTGAACGTGACGCCCCTGGAGCCCGGCTGGGAAGGCCACGTCACCCTGGAGATCTCCAACACCACCCCCCTCCCCGCCAAGGTCTACGCCGGGGAGGGCATCGTCCAGCTCCTCTTCCTGGAGGGCCCCCGCCCCGAGGTCACCTACCGGGACCGCAAAGGGAAGTACCAGGGGCAAAAGGGCATCACCCTGCCCAGGGTGTAG
- the nrdR gene encoding transcriptional regulator NrdR encodes MKCPYCGQPDTRVVDSRPSDEGMAIRRRRECPSCGRRFTTYERTQLEPLMVVKRDGRKEPFNPDKLLRGLLLACEKRPVDREVLKRFAYTFEDQVSGPEITSEEIGLKALAFLKELDHVAYIRFASVYREFDSVERFIEEIRSLASLDKKEGD; translated from the coding sequence ATGAAGTGCCCCTACTGCGGCCAGCCCGACACCCGGGTGGTGGACTCGAGGCCCTCCGACGAAGGCATGGCCATCCGCAGGCGGCGGGAGTGCCCCTCCTGCGGCCGCCGCTTCACCACCTACGAGCGCACCCAGCTTGAGCCCCTCATGGTGGTCAAGCGGGACGGGCGCAAAGAGCCCTTCAACCCCGACAAGCTCCTAAGGGGCCTCCTCCTCGCCTGCGAGAAACGCCCCGTGGACCGGGAGGTCCTCAAGCGCTTCGCCTACACCTTTGAGGACCAGGTCTCGGGCCCGGAGATCACCTCGGAGGAGATCGGGCTCAAGGCCCTGGCCTTCCTCAAGGAGCTGGACCACGTGGCCTACATCCGCTTCGCCTCCGTCTACCGCGAGTTTGACTCGGTGGAGCGCTTCATTGAGGAGATCCGCTCCCTCGCAAGCCTTGACAAAAAGGAAGGGGATTGA
- a CDS encoding RidA family protein, with amino-acid sequence MEAVKTDRAPAAIGPYAQAVKAGGFVFVSGQIPLAPDGSLVEGDIRVQTERVMENLKAVLEAAGSGLSRVVQTTCFLADMEDFPGFNEVYARYFAPPYPARATVAVKALPRGVRVEVACVALAE; translated from the coding sequence ATGGAGGCGGTGAAGACCGACAGGGCGCCCGCGGCCATCGGCCCCTATGCGCAGGCGGTGAAGGCGGGAGGCTTCGTCTTCGTCTCCGGCCAGATCCCCCTCGCCCCCGACGGCTCCCTGGTGGAGGGGGATATCCGGGTCCAGACGGAGCGGGTGATGGAGAACCTGAAGGCGGTCTTGGAAGCGGCGGGTTCCGGCCTCTCCCGCGTGGTCCAGACCACCTGCTTCCTCGCCGACATGGAGGACTTCCCCGGCTTCAACGAGGTCTACGCCCGCTACTTCGCCCCGCCTTACCCCGCCCGGGCCACGGTGGCGGTGAAGGCCTTGCCTCGGGGGGTCCGGGTGGAGGTGGCCTGCGTGGCCCTGGCCGAGTAG
- the phoU gene encoding phosphate signaling complex protein PhoU yields the protein MREALDRALNQLLEESLRMLSLVREMTQEATEALVQADRAKAQGVVAKDKEVDALELKVENQAIAVIARHQPVASDLRLIFTVIKALTDLERAGDYAMHVAEDALLLAQEPPLKRYVTLPEMGRRLMEMMDALAKAVAERDAALARRVLEMDDQVDGLYEDVTRELITYMMEDPRTITKALTLMRVARSYERLGDHLENIAERVIYWLTGEVYKAPEDVY from the coding sequence ATGCGGGAAGCGTTGGACCGAGCCTTGAACCAGCTTCTGGAAGAGAGCCTGAGGATGCTCTCCCTGGTGCGGGAGATGACCCAGGAGGCCACGGAGGCCCTGGTCCAGGCGGACCGGGCCAAGGCCCAGGGGGTGGTGGCCAAGGACAAGGAGGTGGACGCCCTGGAGCTCAAGGTGGAGAACCAGGCCATCGCCGTCATCGCCCGCCACCAGCCCGTGGCCTCGGACCTGCGCCTGATCTTCACCGTGATCAAGGCCCTCACCGATCTGGAGCGGGCGGGGGACTACGCCATGCACGTGGCCGAGGACGCCCTCCTCCTCGCCCAGGAGCCGCCCTTGAAGCGGTACGTGACCCTTCCCGAGATGGGGCGCAGGCTCATGGAGATGATGGACGCCCTGGCCAAGGCGGTGGCCGAGCGGGACGCGGCCTTGGCCCGCCGGGTCCTGGAGATGGACGACCAGGTGGACGGCCTCTACGAGGACGTGACCCGGGAGCTCATCACCTACATGATGGAGGACCCCCGGACCATCACCAAGGCCCTGACCCTGATGCGGGTGGCCCGGAGCTACGAGAGGCTCGGGGACCACCTGGAAAACATCGCCGAAAGGGTCATCTACTGGCTCACCGGGGAGGTGTACAAGGCCCCGGAGGACGTCTACTGA
- the murA gene encoding UDP-N-acetylglucosamine 1-carboxyvinyltransferase — translation MGVSRVLYVEGGTPLKGELRVYPAKNAALPILAASLLTPEPITLVEVPRLRDVEVMLELLAHLGTQYAWEGRTLHLQTPEIKSTHAPYELVGQMRASFIVWGALLARAGEGHVSMPGGCAFGFRPVDQHIKALEALGAEVWEEDGTFHARRTRPLSGRVVFDLPTVGGTEQAMLAVALGGEATLVQAAVEPEVVDLGHFLALLGAEVEGLGSPIVRIKGAPRLKGGTYRIIPDRIEAGTYLLAAAATRGSLTLEGVRPDHLDALLDKLWRSGHRLEVGEDWIRFRATPDPAPFHVEAREYPGFPTDLQPIATAYLATVPGQSTVVDRIYPDRFTHVGELARMGAELYLRDRILTVQGRRLHGAQVKALDIRAGGALVVAALSAEGASEIEGVYFLERGYEHLTERLQALGARVHLRESPVALAAD, via the coding sequence GTGGGCGTGAGCCGGGTGCTGTACGTGGAAGGCGGCACCCCCTTAAAGGGGGAGCTTAGGGTCTACCCGGCCAAGAACGCCGCCCTGCCCATCCTCGCCGCAAGCCTCCTCACCCCCGAGCCCATCACCCTGGTGGAGGTGCCGAGGCTTAGGGACGTGGAGGTGATGCTGGAGCTCCTCGCCCACCTGGGCACCCAGTACGCCTGGGAGGGCCGGACCCTCCACCTCCAGACCCCGGAGATCAAAAGCACCCACGCCCCCTACGAGCTCGTGGGCCAGATGCGGGCGAGCTTCATCGTCTGGGGGGCCCTCCTCGCCCGGGCCGGGGAGGGGCACGTCTCCATGCCGGGGGGGTGCGCCTTCGGCTTCCGCCCCGTGGACCAGCACATCAAGGCCCTCGAGGCCCTGGGGGCGGAGGTCTGGGAGGAGGACGGCACCTTCCACGCCCGCAGGACCCGCCCCCTCTCGGGGCGGGTGGTCTTTGACCTGCCCACCGTGGGGGGCACGGAGCAGGCCATGCTGGCCGTGGCCCTGGGCGGGGAGGCCACCTTAGTCCAGGCGGCGGTGGAGCCCGAGGTGGTGGACCTGGGCCACTTCCTCGCCCTCCTCGGGGCCGAGGTGGAGGGGCTGGGAAGCCCCATCGTCCGCATCAAGGGCGCGCCCCGGCTAAAGGGCGGCACCTACCGCATCATCCCCGACCGCATAGAGGCCGGGACCTACCTCCTGGCGGCGGCCGCCACCCGGGGAAGCCTCACCCTGGAAGGCGTGCGCCCCGACCACCTGGACGCCCTCTTGGACAAGCTTTGGCGCTCGGGGCACCGGCTCGAGGTGGGGGAAGACTGGATCCGCTTCCGGGCCACCCCCGACCCCGCCCCCTTCCACGTGGAGGCCCGGGAGTACCCGGGCTTTCCCACGGACCTCCAGCCCATCGCCACCGCCTACCTGGCCACCGTCCCCGGCCAGAGCACGGTGGTGGACCGCATCTACCCCGACCGCTTCACCCACGTGGGGGAGCTGGCCCGCATGGGGGCGGAGCTCTACCTGCGGGACCGGATCCTCACCGTCCAGGGCAGGCGGCTCCACGGCGCCCAGGTCAAGGCCCTGGACATCCGGGCGGGAGGGGCCTTGGTGGTGGCGGCCCTGAGCGCCGAAGGCGCCTCGGAGATTGAGGGCGTCTACTTCCTGGAGCGGGGCTACGAGCACCTCACGGAAAGGCTCCAGGCCCTGGGAGCCCGGGTGCACCTCCGGGAAAGCCCCGTGGCCCTGGCCGCCGACTGA
- a CDS encoding putative Ig domain-containing protein — MRKLWPLALLLAACGAQDVGTVDPLRLTATGLPPAYLGEPYAAAFSAEGGVRPYRFSLDGKLPEGLAFQGGRISGVPKEKGSFPLVLTVEDAAKNSRAQKLTLTVSDPPPPRLALVLPPAQVEGPFLLLARVEGREAVGFQLEVRLADLEPDPASLKALSPAHLLDYDPATRLLRLDMAFAKPVKDQEAFRLLLTPQKPLTPRLSPQVVFYDKEGKPLGQPLPRGKPFSSLLELAQNWGKEGKEPKGDLDGDGRVGEADLRLLAQGYFSKAQTPSPEAPGGGEGRAPGEERAP; from the coding sequence ATGCGGAAGCTCTGGCCTCTGGCCCTCCTCCTCGCCGCCTGCGGCGCCCAGGACGTGGGGACAGTAGACCCCCTGCGCCTCACCGCCACGGGCCTCCCTCCCGCCTACCTGGGGGAGCCCTACGCCGCCGCCTTCAGCGCCGAGGGGGGGGTGCGGCCCTACCGCTTTAGCCTGGACGGGAAGCTCCCCGAGGGCCTCGCCTTCCAGGGAGGGCGGATCAGCGGGGTGCCCAAGGAGAAGGGAAGCTTCCCCCTCGTCCTCACCGTGGAGGACGCCGCCAAGAACAGCCGCGCCCAGAAGCTCACCCTCACCGTCTCCGACCCGCCCCCGCCGAGGCTAGCCCTCGTCCTCCCCCCGGCCCAGGTGGAAGGCCCCTTCCTCCTCCTCGCCCGGGTGGAGGGGCGGGAGGCGGTGGGCTTCCAGCTGGAGGTGCGCCTCGCTGACCTCGAGCCCGACCCCGCAAGCCTCAAGGCCCTAAGCCCCGCCCACCTCCTGGACTACGACCCGGCCACGCGGCTTTTGCGGCTGGACATGGCCTTCGCCAAGCCCGTGAAGGACCAGGAGGCCTTCCGCCTCCTCCTCACCCCCCAAAAGCCCCTCACCCCGAGGCTTTCCCCCCAGGTGGTCTTCTACGACAAGGAGGGGAAGCCCCTGGGCCAGCCCCTTCCCCGGGGGAAGCCCTTCTCCAGCCTGCTGGAGCTGGCCCAGAACTGGGGCAAGGAGGGCAAGGAGCCCAAGGGGGACCTGGACGGGGACGGCCGGGTGGGGGAGGCCGACCTCAGGCTTCTCGCCCAGGGGTACTTTTCCAAGGCCCAGACCCCCTCCCCCGAGGCCCCGGGCGGAGGCGAAGGGCGAGCGCCCGGGGAAGAAAGGGCCCCCTAA
- the meaB gene encoding methylmalonyl Co-A mutase-associated GTPase MeaB: protein MSISEELWRRFQEGDPRALARALTLVESGHPAGRELLKRVRGKGRAKVVGVTGSPGAGKSTLTDRLILEARKRGERVAVLAVDPSSPFSGGAILGDRIRMMRHHQDPGVYIRSMASRGALGGLAGATVAALSLLEAFGFDRVFVETVGVGQSEVDIARVADTTLLVLTPAAGDAVQAFKAGVMEIADVFAVNKFDLPGGERIVQELKSALELSPPRPGGWRPPIHPTVAASGEGVEALFESLEAHHRHLVEHGLLEGHRLERARFEVESVIQEWGRQRTQGAGALVARVARGELTPEEAALSLLGPGPKAEEGAL from the coding sequence ATGAGCATTTCCGAGGAGCTTTGGCGCCGCTTCCAGGAAGGGGACCCCAGGGCCTTGGCCCGGGCCTTGACCTTGGTGGAGTCGGGCCACCCCGCAGGCCGGGAGCTTTTGAAGCGGGTCCGGGGGAAAGGGCGGGCCAAGGTGGTGGGCGTGACGGGAAGCCCTGGGGCGGGGAAGAGCACCCTGACCGACCGGCTCATCCTCGAGGCCCGGAAGCGGGGGGAGCGGGTGGCCGTCTTGGCCGTGGACCCCTCAAGCCCTTTTAGCGGAGGGGCCATCCTCGGCGACCGGATCCGGATGATGCGCCACCACCAGGACCCCGGGGTCTACATCCGCTCCATGGCCTCCCGGGGGGCCTTGGGTGGGCTTGCCGGGGCTACGGTGGCCGCCCTGAGCCTCCTCGAGGCCTTCGGCTTTGACCGCGTCTTCGTGGAGACGGTGGGGGTGGGGCAGAGCGAGGTGGACATCGCCCGGGTGGCGGACACCACCCTCCTCGTCCTCACCCCGGCCGCGGGGGACGCGGTCCAGGCCTTTAAGGCCGGGGTCATGGAGATCGCCGACGTCTTCGCCGTCAACAAGTTTGATCTGCCCGGCGGGGAGCGGATCGTTCAGGAGCTCAAAAGCGCTTTGGAGCTCTCCCCGCCCCGGCCCGGGGGGTGGCGCCCCCCCATCCACCCCACGGTGGCGGCCAGCGGCGAGGGGGTGGAGGCCCTCTTTGAGAGCCTCGAGGCCCACCACCGCCACCTCGTGGAGCACGGGCTCTTGGAGGGGCACCGCTTGGAGCGGGCCCGGTTTGAGGTGGAGAGCGTCATCCAGGAGTGGGGCCGCCAAAGAACCCAGGGGGCGGGCGCCTTGGTGGCCCGGGTGGCCCGGGGGGAGCTCACCCCCGAGGAGGCGGCCCTAAGCCTTCTTGGCCCGGGGCCGAAGGCGGAGGAGGGCGCGCTTTAG
- a CDS encoding macro domain-containing protein yields MARIRVVQGDITGFQGDAIVNAANNYLKLGAGVAGAILRKGGPSIQEECDRIGKIRVGEAAVTGAGNLPVRYVIHAAVLGDEPASLETVRKATKSALEKAVELGLKTVAFPLLGTGVGGLPVEAVARVMLEEIKKAPDTLEVTLYGYREEDAEAIRRAL; encoded by the coding sequence ATGGCGCGCATCCGGGTGGTCCAAGGAGACATCACCGGGTTCCAAGGGGACGCCATCGTCAACGCCGCCAACAACTACCTGAAGCTCGGGGCCGGGGTGGCGGGGGCGATCCTCCGGAAGGGCGGCCCCTCCATCCAGGAGGAGTGCGACCGCATCGGCAAGATCCGGGTGGGGGAGGCGGCGGTCACGGGGGCGGGGAACCTCCCGGTGCGCTACGTGATCCACGCCGCCGTCCTCGGGGACGAGCCCGCGAGCCTGGAGACGGTGCGCAAGGCCACGAAAAGCGCCCTGGAGAAGGCGGTGGAGCTCGGCTTGAAGACCGTGGCCTTTCCCCTTTTGGGCACGGGGGTGGGGGGGCTTCCCGTGGAGGCCGTGGCCCGGGTGATGCTGGAGGAGATCAAGAAGGCCCCGGACACCCTGGAGGTCACCCTCTACGGCTACCGCGAGGAGGACGCCGAGGCCATCCGCCGGGCGCTTTAG
- the prfB gene encoding peptide chain release factor 2 (programmed frameshift), with the protein MDLERLAQRLEGLRGYLDIPQKETRLKELERRLEDPSLWNDPEAARKVSQEAARLRRTVDTFRSLESDLQGLLELMEELPAEEREALKPELEEAAKKLDELYRQTLLNFPHAEKNAILTIQPGAGGTEACDWAEMLLRMYTRFAERQGFQVEVVDLTPGPEAGIDYAQILVKGENAYGLLSPEAGVHRLVRPSPFDASGRRHTSFAGVEVIPEVDEEVEVVLKPEELRIDVMRASGPGGQGVNTTDSAVRVVHLPTGITVTCQSTRSQIKNKELALKILKARLYELERKKREEALKALRGEVRPIEWGSQIRSYVLDKNYVKDHRTGLMRHDPENVLDGDLMDLIWAGLEWKAGRRQGAEEVEAE; encoded by the exons ATGGACCTGGAACGCCTCGCGCAACGCCTGGAAGGCCTCAGGGGGTATCTT GACATCCCCCAAAAGGAAACCCGTCTAAAAGAGCTGGAGCGGCGCCTCGAGGACCCCTCCCTCTGGAACGACCCCGAGGCCGCCCGCAAGGTGAGCCAGGAGGCCGCCCGCCTCCGGCGCACCGTGGACACCTTCCGCTCCCTGGAAAGCGACCTCCAGGGCCTCCTGGAGCTCATGGAGGAGCTTCCCGCCGAGGAACGGGAGGCCCTCAAGCCCGAGCTGGAGGAGGCCGCGAAGAAGCTGGACGAGCTCTACCGCCAGACCCTCCTCAACTTCCCCCACGCGGAGAAGAACGCCATCCTCACCATCCAACCCGGGGCCGGGGGCACGGAGGCCTGCGACTGGGCGGAGATGCTCCTCAGGATGTACACCCGCTTCGCCGAGCGCCAGGGCTTCCAGGTGGAGGTGGTGGACCTCACCCCTGGGCCCGAGGCGGGCATTGACTACGCCCAGATCCTGGTCAAGGGGGAGAACGCCTACGGCCTCCTCTCCCCCGAGGCTGGGGTGCACCGCCTCGTGCGTCCCTCCCCCTTTGACGCCTCGGGGCGCCGCCACACCTCCTTCGCCGGGGTGGAGGTGATCCCCGAGGTGGACGAGGAGGTGGAGGTGGTGCTCAAGCCCGAGGAGCTCCGCATAGACGTGATGCGGGCCTCGGGACCCGGGGGCCAGGGGGTGAACACCACGGACTCGGCGGTGCGGGTGGTCCACCTGCCCACGGGGATCACCGTGACCTGCCAGAGCACGAGGAGCCAGATCAAGAACAAGGAACTCGCCCTCAAGATCCTCAAGGCCCGCCTCTACGAGCTGGAGCGGAAGAAGCGGGAGGAAGCGCTTAAGGCCCTGAGGGGCGAGGTGCGGCCCATAGAGTGGGGGAGCCAGATCCGGAGCTACGTCTTGGACAAGAACTACGTCAAGGACCACCGCACCGGGCTCATGCGCCACGACCCGGAAAACGTCCTGGACGGGGACCTCATGGACCTGATCTGGGCAGGCCTGGAGTGGAAGGCGGGCCGCCGCCAGGGGGCGGAGGAGGTGGAGGCGGAGTAG